Proteins co-encoded in one Falco rusticolus isolate bFalRus1 chromosome 14, bFalRus1.pri, whole genome shotgun sequence genomic window:
- the TAF9B gene encoding transcription initiation factor TFIID subunit 9B yields the protein MEPAKMASPKSAPKDAQVMAQILKDMGITEYEPRVINQMLEFAYRYVTTILEDAKIYSSHAKKSSVDADDVRLAIQCRTDQSFTSPPPRDFLLDIARQKNQTPLPLIKPYSGPRLPPDRYCLTAPNYRLKSLQKKVSSSAGRITVPRLSVGAVSSRPSTPTLGTPSAQTVSVSTKVGTPVSLTGQRFTVQIPSSQAAVKSATPTTPTVQNVLINPSLIGPKNILITTNMVSSQNTPNESNPLKRKHEDDDDYDNL from the exons ATGGAGCCGGCCAAGATGGCGTCTCCCAAGAGCGCGCCCAAAGACGCGCAG GTGATGGCGCAGATCCTGAAGGACATGGGCATCACGGAGTACGAGCCGCGCGTCATCAACCAGATGCTGGAGTTCGCCTACA GGTATGTGACCACTATACTGGAAGATGCAAAAATCTACTCGAGCCACGCAAAGAAATCCAGTGTCGATGCAGATGACGTGAGGTTGGCAATCCAGTGTCGAACAGACCAGTCGTTTACATCTCCACCTCCAAGGGAT TTCTTGTTAGATATtgcaaggcagaaaaatcaGACGCCGTTGCCACTGATAAAGCCTTATTCTGGACCCAGGCTTCCACCTGACAGATACTGCTTGACAGCTCCCAACTACAGACTGAAGTCCTTACAGAAGAAG GtctcttcctctgcagggaGAATAACAGTCCCTCGCCTGAGTGTGggtgctgtgagcagcaggcCCAGCACTCCTACTTTAG GTACACCTTCAGCACAAACAGTATCTGTCTCAACAAAAGTTGGCACTCCAGTGTCACTGACCGGTCAGAGGTTCACCGTACAGATCCCGTCTTCTCAGGCAGCAGTCAAGTCAG ccaCACCAACTACTCCGACAGTTCAGAATGTTCTAATTAATCCTTCATTAATTGGACCAAAGAACATTCTTATTACTACAAATATGGTATCATCACAGAATACACCTAATGAATCAAATCCCTTGAAAAGGAAGCATGAGGATGACGACGACTATGATAACTTGTGA
- the LOC119157475 gene encoding LOW QUALITY PROTEIN: growth hormone secretagogue receptor type 1-like (The sequence of the model RefSeq protein was modified relative to this genomic sequence to represent the inferred CDS: deleted 1 base in 1 codon): MALSDTLIFLGLPSDLYRLWKYKPYLFGDFLCKFFTYLSETCTYCTILHITTVSAERYFAVCFPLKAKVTTNKRRVKRVILALWGCSLLTAGPILFLFGVQHPNGSLPQESQERRSIERVIRMGLLETMTWVSTVYLFLPMLCVALLYGLICRKLWRSGQRLLEGRGATQTVRVLAVLVFAFVVCWLPFHLGRILFARSEIVLDDLMQYFSLIAMLLFCLGASIIPILYNKYRKAMSKILHHKRSQCCRHLTRGAEVSSEGPDILLIADL, from the exons ATGGCGCTGTCAGACACACTGATCTTCCTTGGCCTGCCTTCGGACCTCTACCGCCTTTGGAAGTACAAGCCCTACTTATTTGGGGATTTTCTCTGCAAGTTCTTCACTTACCTGAGCGAAACGTGCACGTACTGCACCATCCTGCACATCACCACAGTGAGCGCAGAGCGGTACTTTGCCGTCTGCTTTCCCCTGAAAGCCAAAGTGACCACCAACAAGCGCCGGGTGAAACGGGTCATCCTGGCTCTGTGGGGCTGCTCCCTCCTGACCGCCGGCCCCATCCTCTTCCTTTTCGGGGTGCAACACCCCAACGgcagcctgccccaggagaGCCAGGAGCGCAGGTCCATTGAGCGCGTGATCCGCATGGGGCTGCTCGAGACGATGACCTGGGTCTCCACCGTTTACTTGTTCCTGCCAATGCTGTGCGTGGCTCTGCTGTACGGACTGATCTGCAGAAAGCTCTGGCGCAGTGGGCAGCGGCTGCTGGAAGGAAGAGGTGCCACC CAGACTGTCAGAGTGCTGG ctgTCCTCGTCTTTGCCTTTGTGGTGTGCTGGCTCCCGTTCCACCTTGGCCGAATCCTCTTCGCCCGAAGTGAAATTGTCCTGGATGACCTCATGCAGTACTTCAGCCTCATCGCCATGCTCCTCTTCTGTCTTGGGGCTTCCATAATCCCCATACTGTACAACAAATACAGGAAAGCGATGAGCAAAATCCTGCACCACAAGCGAAGCcagtgctgcaggcacctgACCCGGGGTGCAGAGGTTTCTTCTGAAG gaCCAGACATTTTGTTAATTGCAGACCTGTAA